The segment TTTtgtaagtaaaaaattgtaaaaaatacctTCTCTCACaaaaatttctctctttttcAAGATCCCGCACAAATTTGGAAaccgaatttaataaaatctactTGAATTCTCGTGAAAAATTACATGCTATAAGCGAAAATGCTAGCGAAGATATGTTGCGAAATATTAATCAGTATTTCaagcaaaattcaaaattcttagaaaattgtttcaatGAAATCGATAACAAACAATATGAAATAGTTGATTTGGTAACTGAACGTTTAACATATGACGAGGGTGATTATAAAGTGCCCAGCACAGACGCCAAAGATATTGACAGTTATTTAAGAGGCAATACTATTTATGAAAAACAGCAAAAGCAACAAACTCAAAAGCAGTGAAAGCCTAAATGGCCAAGATAATTTTCAAGTGAGACAATAATATTTGATGATGCCTTATAACTGATAAAAACAGTTTGGAAAAATTATGCTTTGTGAAATAAATGCGAGAAAAATTACACAattcaaaagtaattttatctAACCTCTGTTATTTTGTGTGTACATATTTTCTCTTATTAAAGTCCtgataaaatattgtattaataCAACTCTCCCCCATAATCATTACAACTGTAAGTGtcctttatttgttttatatgctAATAAATATCACATCTTGTTGTGTCGTCCCAATGGAGAGGGTGTGTGAGCGTGGGTATAGGCGACCGTAACAAAATGACCACATAAATTGGAAATATATGTGCAAACAAATTTGCAATTCAAATCTGTAACAATAATGAGAAACACTTAACAACCAGAGACCAACTACAAGTATAAACTAAACATAAAGCGGCAAGAAAGTCAAAATAAACAGGATACAACCACAGAATCAACTAACTGCCAACTAAATAACccaactaacaacaacaaaactcaaactaaaacaaaagttaaaaaagccctcaacattattattaataaagttgttttgttagaGGGATTGTATAAACTTACATTTACTTATATGTGAATGTAAACATTAGGAGggagcaattaaaaaaaacgctCAGTGTATTAGCTCGGCTCTATTGTTGtacagttctgttttagttctattctagttctgttctagttctgttctagttctgttctagttctgttctagttctgttctagttctgttcta is part of the Lucilia cuprina isolate Lc7/37 chromosome 3, ASM2204524v1, whole genome shotgun sequence genome and harbors:
- the LOC111684887 gene encoding uncharacterized protein LOC111684887 — encoded protein: MGAKFFKQSFETSNQYKENKSPIAMDQEEIELLSRTNLETEFNKIYLNSREKLHAISENASEDMLRNINQYFKQNSKFLENCFNEIDNKQYEIVDLVTERLTYDEGDYKVPSTDAKDIDSYLRGNTIYEKQQKQQTQKQ